TTAACGGAACCCACACCGGCGATCTGTTCTAGCTTTGCCTTTACGGTTTCCTTCGCAAGGTCGTATAACTTTGCTTGTCCCAGATCCGCAAACACTGCCAAGCGAATGATCGGTTGATCTGCCGGGTCGAAGCGAACCACTTTCGGTTCCTTGATTCCGTCCGGTAGTTTAGGTCTTACTAATGCAGTCTTGTCTCGAAATTGTTGCTCTGCATACTTGATGTCGGTAGAAAGAGTGAATTCTCCCGCGACCACAGAAACCCCTTCCTGATTTCTAGAAGTGATCTTCTTTAAACCAGCAATGGAGGAAAGTTCTTCTTCCAAAGGCTTGGAGATCAATTCCTCGATCTCTTCCGGTCCTGCTCCCGGATAAATAGTGGTGACCGACACCACCGGAATGTTTACATCCGGGAATAAGTCCACACCCATTTTGCTGAGAGAGAAGACACCGGTGATCAACATTAAGATCACTAAGCTTGTAATTAGGATAGGACGTTTGATAGAAAGGAGCGCGATATTCAAGTTGCCTCCGGCGATTTTCATTCGGATCTTAGATCGATCCGATGAGTTGCCCAGAGGTCCATTCGGTCCTATTCCTGAAATTTAGAAAACAAATTCGTGATTCCGAGATCGGAAAATCGGAAAGAATTTGTTTTATTTCAAGACTATGTGAGTAGAAAGTAATTCGCCATTTACAAAGATCCTAAGGCGATTCAAGAGACAAAATTCAGTAAATTCTGCGGATCGCCTGAGAAATTCTCTGCACATTATCCTTGGTAAGGTTCGGATAAATAGGAATGCAATGTCCTCTTTGGTAGAGTCTTTCTCCGTTCGGGAAATCGGAATTCGGCAGGTCCAGAATATGATGGATAGGTTCTTGCACGGTTCTACGGGTCCCGATCTGTAGAGAACGGAAGTATCTCTCTACCTGCTCGTAATTTCCGGGTGCAAGGATTACGAATCGATTAAAGGTATCTGTGCTCGGATCGCTATAATGAGAAGTTACCTGAGATCCTTGGATTGCTTGCAGATACACTTGCGCGATCTTTCTCTTTCTCTCCAGGATTACTCCCAGATTGGAAAGTTGCTCGATCCCAAGAGCCGCTTGGTAATCGATCATGTCGTAATCTAGTCTAGGTTGGCCTTCTTTACGAGGATAAGGATCTCTTCCTTCTTTTCTGGCGCGAATTTTCTTTGCAATAGAATCATCGTCGGTGCAAATCAAGGCGCCGTTCCCGGTGGTGATCAAGTATTCGATAGAAAGACCACAGATGGAAATTTTTCCCTGTTTTCCTGGAGTGAAGGTTTCTGTTCTTGCTCCCACAGCCTCGGAGAAGTCTTCGATCACCGGACGAGATTTGAAATCGTATTTGGAGAAGTCCGCAAGAGATCCAAAAGTATGATCAACTATAACTGCTTTGATTCTTTCGTCTTCCAATGCATTGGAAAGAGTCTGCGGACAGATATGGAAGGAATGCTTTTCCATATCGATCACATGAGGTTGGGCCTGTATTAAGAAAATTGCATCTAATGCCGCGAGAGGAGCAAATGTGGAAATGGCAACCTTATCTCCCGGCTGGATCTCTAGGGACAATAAAGCCAGATGATACGCAGCAGTTAGGCTATTTGCGGAGACAACTTGCTTGGTGCGAAAAGTAGAAGAGAATGCCTTCTCAAATTTATGAGTTACCGAACCGGAAGCGAGATGGTCTTCTACCAATGCTTCCAGAACAGTCTTCAGGTCTTCCCGAGAAAGGGTAGGCTTATGGAACTCGATATCTGTTTTCTTCCGACTTGGTTTTTCTAAAACTTCGGTTTCCGCGCTCATTTTCCCTTCTCAGGTTCTAATAATTTTATTATGTCGCATTGTAACCTGTGTACCTAGCTCGTAAAGATTTTTTTCAAAATCCAAGAAGGCTAGATCCAAAGGTTTCCAAATGGAAATATGTAGATTACCAGCGGAAATGTCTAGACATTTTCGTACAAGAAAAAAACCGGTCTTAAGAACGGTCGCCGAATAGTTTATTCCGAATGCCGATCCAGATCTCAGGAAGATAGGCTCCAATGATGATCAAGGCTAGGCCTGTATAGGTCCATTTATTGAAGTAAGATTCTCCTGCGAATCTAAGAGTGGCTACGTTGATGATGGTTGTCCACCAGCCTAAAAGAATAGACAGAAGCCCAATGAAATTAGGGAACAAGAAACCTATGATTTTACCCA
Above is a window of Leptospira semungkisensis DNA encoding:
- a CDS encoding DegT/DnrJ/EryC1/StrS family aminotransferase, with product MSAETEVLEKPSRKKTDIEFHKPTLSREDLKTVLEALVEDHLASGSVTHKFEKAFSSTFRTKQVVSANSLTAAYHLALLSLEIQPGDKVAISTFAPLAALDAIFLIQAQPHVIDMEKHSFHICPQTLSNALEDERIKAVIVDHTFGSLADFSKYDFKSRPVIEDFSEAVGARTETFTPGKQGKISICGLSIEYLITTGNGALICTDDDSIAKKIRARKEGRDPYPRKEGQPRLDYDMIDYQAALGIEQLSNLGVILERKRKIAQVYLQAIQGSQVTSHYSDPSTDTFNRFVILAPGNYEQVERYFRSLQIGTRRTVQEPIHHILDLPNSDFPNGERLYQRGHCIPIYPNLTKDNVQRISQAIRRIY